A stretch of the Bacteroidales bacterium genome encodes the following:
- a CDS encoding KilA-N domain-containing protein, whose protein sequence is MNKTTKHIKVEDTIIHITQHNKEDYISLTDMLKHKESGGLIFKWLSNKNTIEFLGVWEKIYNPNFNYTEFGVIMQEAGVNRFTMSVKQWIERTNAIGIIAKAGRYGGTYAHKDIASELGTWISPEFKLLIIREFQRLKEIESNQYNLEWNVKRILSKANYHIHTDAIKNFILPNKDYDKEWLIYAEEADILNVALFKCTAKDWRDANPELAKKGMNIRDIASINELAVLSNL, encoded by the coding sequence ATGAATAAAACTACAAAACATATTAAGGTTGAAGATACCATTATTCATATTACTCAGCATAACAAAGAAGATTACATTAGCCTTACAGATATGCTAAAACACAAAGAAAGTGGAGGCTTGATATTCAAATGGTTAAGCAATAAAAACACCATCGAATTTCTTGGAGTTTGGGAAAAAATCTACAACCCAAATTTTAATTACACCGAATTCGGTGTAATTATGCAAGAAGCTGGTGTAAATAGATTTACAATGTCGGTTAAACAATGGATTGAAAGGACTAATGCTATTGGTATTATAGCTAAAGCCGGCAGATACGGAGGAACTTATGCTCACAAAGACATTGCTTCTGAATTAGGAACTTGGATTAGCCCAGAATTCAAATTGCTGATAATTAGAGAATTCCAGCGATTAAAAGAAATTGAAAGTAATCAATATAACCTTGAATGGAATGTTAAACGAATTTTAAGTAAAGCCAATTATCATATTCATACTGATGCAATAAAGAATTTTATATTACCAAATAAAGATTATGATAAAGAATGGTTAATTTATGCAGAAGAAGCAGATATACTAAATGTTGCATTATTTAAATGCACAGCAAAAGATTGGCGAGATGCTAATCCTGAATTAGCTAAAAAAGGAATGAATATTAGAGATATTGCAAGTATAAACGAATTAGCAGTATTATCTAATCTTTAA
- a CDS encoding response regulator — MINFIKKERINIFIVDDDTAQLKILKNKFNIDKSNYNVKAFTTGEELLVYIGYNPKVKKNISILILDYYLKNKTNKNAKDGIEILKIIKEIHPEIDIIMLSAYEDDNDQNINEIAKDAGAIEFIKKNGSSYIKIQNTIKRIICKKIFEKKKKQKSIATITFFTLFGLSCITFVLLYFLSSSSV; from the coding sequence ATGATAAATTTTATAAAAAAAGAAAGAATAAATATTTTTATCGTTGATGATGATACAGCACAATTAAAAATACTTAAAAATAAATTTAATATTGATAAATCCAATTATAATGTTAAAGCTTTTACAACAGGAGAAGAATTATTAGTTTATATAGGTTATAACCCAAAAGTTAAAAAAAATATTTCAATATTAATTCTTGATTATTACCTTAAAAATAAGACTAATAAAAATGCGAAAGATGGAATAGAAATATTAAAAATTATAAAAGAAATTCATCCCGAAATTGATATAATTATGTTATCGGCTTATGAAGATGATAACGACCAGAATATTAATGAAATAGCCAAAGATGCAGGTGCAATTGAATTTATTAAAAAAAATGGAAGTTCGTACATAAAAATACAAAACACAATAAAAAGAATTATTTGTAAAAAAATATTTGAGAAAAAAAAGAAACAAAAGTCAATAGCTACAATAACATTTTTTACATTATTTGGATTGTCTTGTATTACGTTTGTTTTATTATATTTTCTTAGCTCTAGCTCTGTTTAA
- a CDS encoding aspartate aminotransferase family protein: MSTRQLFFQHIGQTSPFPLQLEIEKAEGIYLIDKNGKKYIDLVSGVSVSNLGHRHPKVIKAIKDQLDKYTHLMVYGEYIQTPQVKLAKLLSDNLPKKLDCTYFVNSGSEAIEGSLKLAKRYTGRTEIIAFKNAYHGSTHGALSILGNEKFKKSYRPLLPDIKFIEFNNINDLENITKKTACVVIEPIQAEAGIIEPINDFLNTLRKKCNKTGTLLIFDEVQTGFGRTGSLFAFSHYNVVPDILALAKAMGGGMPIGAFISSKKIMDSFKSNPVLGHITTFGGHPVSCAAALASLQVLLEDKIIEQIETKGKLFRKYLKHPSIKEIRGKGLLLSVELENKDKLMNFHKTCLNNGIIFDLFLFCDTAFRIAPPLIITENEIKNICDTLNNLIDKYT; encoded by the coding sequence ATTTCGACACGGCAATTATTTTTCCAGCATATCGGACAAACATCTCCTTTCCCATTACAATTAGAAATTGAAAAAGCCGAAGGCATATATCTTATTGATAAAAATGGGAAAAAATATATTGATTTAGTTTCGGGTGTTTCTGTAAGCAACTTAGGACACAGACACCCTAAAGTTATAAAAGCTATTAAAGATCAATTGGATAAATATACTCATCTAATGGTCTATGGTGAATATATACAAACACCACAAGTAAAATTAGCAAAATTACTTTCAGATAATCTTCCAAAAAAATTAGATTGCACATATTTTGTAAATTCCGGTAGCGAAGCAATTGAAGGTTCATTAAAATTAGCTAAAAGATATACAGGAAGAACTGAAATTATTGCTTTTAAAAACGCATATCACGGTAGTACACATGGTGCTTTAAGTATATTAGGAAATGAAAAATTCAAGAAGTCTTACAGACCATTATTACCAGATATTAAGTTTATTGAATTTAATAATATTAATGATTTAGAAAATATTACTAAAAAAACTGCATGTGTTGTTATTGAACCGATCCAAGCTGAAGCAGGAATTATTGAGCCAATAAATGATTTTTTAAACACTTTAAGGAAAAAATGTAATAAAACCGGAACTTTATTGATATTTGACGAAGTACAAACAGGTTTTGGACGAACCGGTAGTTTATTCGCATTTTCACATTACAATGTTGTACCGGATATTCTTGCTTTGGCAAAAGCAATGGGTGGTGGAATGCCAATTGGTGCTTTTATTTCTTCTAAAAAAATTATGGATTCATTTAAAAGCAATCCTGTTCTCGGACATATTACTACTTTTGGGGGTCATCCTGTATCATGTGCTGCAGCATTAGCATCATTGCAAGTTTTACTTGAAGATAAAATTATTGAACAAATAGAAACTAAAGGAAAATTATTTAGAAAATATCTAAAACATCCTTCAATAAAAGAAATACGCGGTAAGGGTTTGCTTCTCTCGGTAGAGTTAGAAAATAAAGATAAATTAATGAATTTTCATAAAACTTGTTTAAACAATGGTATTATATTTGACTTGTTTTTGTTTTGTGATACGGCATTTAGAATAGCTCCTCCATTAATTATTACAGAAAATGAAATAAAAAATATTTGTGATACGTTAAATAATTTGATTGACAAATATACATAA
- a CDS encoding response regulator transcription factor yields the protein MNCIIIDDDDLSRKIVEEFVKKTEFLNLISSFSNAVDAMCVFNGPEPIDLIFLDVEMPEMTGLEFLKSIENSPQIIIISGQEKYALEAFEYNVVDYLLKPISLARYYKSVNKVHKRYNETSKISGTREEIFIKKKNSTLVRLKYDDILWVEALENYVIVNTYNQKFTIHFTMKAITNKLPNQKFKRVHRSYIVNVNKIDVIEDNTVIIKSEIGNKVIPIGKSYKDNLMNYLNLISK from the coding sequence ATGAATTGCATTATAATTGATGACGATGATCTTTCAAGAAAGATTGTTGAAGAATTTGTAAAAAAAACTGAATTTTTGAATTTGATAAGTTCATTTTCAAATGCAGTTGATGCAATGTGTGTTTTTAACGGACCCGAACCAATTGATTTAATTTTTCTTGATGTAGAAATGCCTGAAATGACAGGTCTTGAATTTTTAAAATCTATTGAAAATTCTCCGCAGATAATTATTATTTCAGGACAGGAAAAGTATGCTTTAGAAGCTTTTGAATATAATGTTGTTGATTATTTATTAAAACCTATTTCCTTAGCAAGATATTATAAATCGGTAAATAAAGTTCATAAAAGATACAATGAAACAAGCAAAATTTCAGGTACAAGAGAAGAGATATTTATTAAAAAGAAAAATTCTACTCTTGTAAGATTAAAATATGACGATATTTTATGGGTTGAAGCACTCGAAAATTATGTTATTGTAAATACTTATAATCAAAAATTTACAATTCATTTTACAATGAAAGCAATTACAAATAAATTACCTAATCAAAAATTTAAGAGAGTTCACAGATCTTATATTGTTAATGTTAATAAAATAGATGTAATTGAAGATAATACTGTTATAATTAAATCTGAAATCGGTAATAAAGTTATTCCTATAGGGAAATCATATAAAGATAATTTAATGAATTATCTTAACCTTATATCTAAATAA